One region of Armigeres subalbatus isolate Guangzhou_Male chromosome 3, GZ_Asu_2, whole genome shotgun sequence genomic DNA includes:
- the LOC134223873 gene encoding flotillin-2 isoform X3 — translation MGIEILSFTIKDVYDDVQYLQSLGKAQTASVKRDADAGVAEANRDAGIREAECEKSAMDVKYSTDTKIEDNARMYKLQKANFDQEINTAKAESQLAYELQAAKIRQKIRNEEIQIDIVERRKQIEIETQEINRKECELSATVKLPAEAESYRVQMIAEGKRTQTVENARAEAERIKKLGAAEAHAIEMIGKAEAERMRMKANVYKQYGDAAIMNIVLESLPKIAAEIAAPLAKTEEIVLIGGNDNTTNDVTRLVGQLPPAINALTGVDLSKVLGKIPGAKA, via the exons ATGGGCATAGAGATTCTCTCGTTTACCATAAAGGATGTCTACGACGATGTGCAGTATTTACAATCTCTGGGTAAAGCACAGACTGCCAGTGTTAAGCGAGACGCCGATGCCGGAGTTGCCGAAGCAAACAG GGACGCCGGAATACGAGAAGCAGAATGTGAGAAAAGCGCAATGGATGTTAAATATTCAACTGacacaaaaattgaagataatGCCCGAATGTATAAACTGCAGAAAGCCAATTTTGACCAAGAAATCAACACCGCG AAAGCTGAGTCCCAACTCGCGTACGAGCTGCAAGCGGCCAAAATACGTCAGAAAATCCGCAACGAAGAAATCCAAATCGATATTGTTGAGCGTCGTAAGCAGATCGAAATCGAAACGCAGGAAATCAATCGAAAAGAATGTGAACTGTCCGCCACTGTGAAACTACCGGCAGAGGCAGAAAGCTACCGCGTCCAAATGATAGCCGAAGGCAAGCGTACCCAAACGGTTGAAAATGCAAGGGCAGAAGCTGAACGGATCAAGAAGCTCGGAGCTGCCGAAGCCCACGCCATTGAAATGATCGGCAAAGCGGAAGCCGAACGGATGCGGATGAAGGCCAATGTGTATAAACAGTACGGAGATGCAGCTATTATGAACATCGTGCTAGAATCGCTGCCCAAG ATTGCGGCAGAAATTGCAGCTCCGTTGGCGAAGACCGAAGAGATCGTTCTGATTGGTGGTAATGATAACACCACGAACGACGTGACACGCCTTGTAGGACAACTTCCACCAGCAATCAATGCCCTGACCGGTGTGGATCTGTCTAAAGTTCTAGGTAAAATACCTGGGGCAAAAGCATAA